Part of the Arachis hypogaea cultivar Tifrunner chromosome 6, arahy.Tifrunner.gnm2.J5K5, whole genome shotgun sequence genome, TACTTGGGCGCCAAACGCCAGACGCGGCGTTTAGTGCCAGCTCAGCAAAATcaaaattcttctcttttttctgcaCAGACTTTGTCAAATCGATCCAGACTTCAcctaaaataatcaaaataataaaacgaCTCAAAGTATCATCCAAACAGCCTTCAAATACTAAAATCTCAATAAAACTCAAGaaatttatatctaaaataataagaaaataaagaaaagatgctcacgcatcaggggCAAAGTCACTAGTAAAGAAAGTGTTACAAGTCGGCTTCTACTGGACGATCTTGAGACAATATGCGACCGACTTTGTCAAGAGATGCCCTCCTTGTCAACTACAAGCCAACTTTCATATGGCACCACCAGAAGAATTCATCAGCATCACCTTTCCTTGGTCCTTTGCAAAATGGGTATTAAACCTACTCGGGCCATTTTCACAAGCGCTCGGACAAGTGAAATATCTCATAGTAGGGATTGACTACTTCACTAAGTGGATTAAAGAAGAACCACTAGCATCCATCACAgctcaaagaaataaaaaattccttTACAAGATCATTGTTACAAGGTATGGAGTTCCACACTCCATTATCACAAATAATAGCACCCAGTTCACTGACTCAACATTCCGAAGCTTGgtgaaaaatatcaaaataaagcatCAATTCACCTCAGTAAAACACTCTCAAGCCAATAGACAAGTAGAAGCTGCAAATAAAGTTATATTGGCAGGACTTAAGAAAAGGTTACAAAGCACAAAAGAAGGCATGGGCTGAAGAGTTCCCACAAGTCttgtgggcatatcggacaactctcTAATCTGCAATGAGAGAATCTACTTTCCAACTTGCCTACGCTGTTGAAGCCATGATCCTTGTAGAAGTATACGAAGAAAGTCCAAGGGTAAAATTCTACAAAGAATTCGACAATGTGCAAGCTAaaaaagaagagctcgacctccTTCTAGAAATTTGAAAACAAGCTCGAATAAGGGAGGAAGCGTTGAAACAAAGAATGGTTGTAAGGTACAACAAAAAATTCATAAGAAGAAACTTCACTGTatatgacctcatcctaatccgaaatgacatcggagtaCAGAATTCGGGGAAAGAAAAACTGACAGCCAATTGGAAAGGATCCTATAAGATCACTGAAGTCTTGGAAAAGAGTTACTATAAAGTGCCTGACCTTAGATGTATCGATCTACCCAAGTCGTGGCATGTATATAATATGAAGATGTATTGCAGCTAGAAAGCGAAATttgctccctgatgtactcttttttccaacttcatattttttctttaaaaggaTTTTCTTGAAGGGAATTTTAACAAGGCATAAAAGTAGAGTTAAAAACTCTTGGTAGCAACTAGCAAAAAATCAAGTAAATCATTTCTTATTAATGATATCttctttttactaaatttttttactatttgcaCCAACTTAAGCTCGATAAAACGTGAAAATCATGACCGACTTTTCGAAAGTCGACACGATAAAGCAACGAGATCCAAGACGGTGTATGAGTTATATAAGCAATCTACGAACAATTCAAACAAAATGAGTTAACACTATAAAAATAACttgcaaaaataacttagaaatatTAATCAAAAGGGGTTAGGCGAGTAAGTCTGCACCTGTTCTCTTTAACAACTCGCACAAGACGAGTTGATAAGAAAATACATGGGTAGCTTAGTATCATACAAATACTAGTACATATCATAAAATTTTATGAACATGTCTTTGTCAACTTCCAATgatcaagaaatataaaataagctATCACTAACCTCACTTCGCACAAAACGAGTTGATCAAAGGGGTACAAGTTTAGCAAAATAACTTCAAATTGGAAATAAGATTGCAAAAGTGCAAGCAAAGCACAAAGCACTTAACTGACCTTAGTGGTCGGCACAACTGCAATTCCAAAACATTCGTATAAGTTATAAAAGCAAGTTCTTAAGTAGCTGGAAAATTAGAGCCACAATAAAACTTGCAAATATAACTTAACACCATAACACTTGTCATAGCATCATAAAAGACAAATGGAGAAAAAATAGTATAAGAAAAAGAGTAGTTTGAACCCAAGCACCCATAAAACTTAGCCACTACAATTcaagaataaaagataaaattcaaattaagGTAAGGAGGCCTTTTTAGCAAATGGAGCTTTCTCTGGGGAGTTAGGCTGGGGAACCATTTTAAGCTCATTTTAAAGGATCTCACCAGAGCTAGTCGACCAGTCTTTTCAACATTAAGAGAAGAAAGAACTTGAGCAGCACCTGTGGAATCTGCGAAAACAATCCTCCCATCCATCACAACCTTATCAAGGTCGATGAGGGAGAGGTCAACCTCGGGCGCCAGAACTTGGAACTGAGCTTTCAAGTTTTCAGTCATCTCATCCATGCCTTGTACCACCGATAGCTCCAGCTCCTCATTCCTACTTTAACTTTTCAAGTTCTTTTTCTCTTTCAAGCCTTTTCCCAAAAGACTCGTCGATAACTCTCTTCAGACTTCTTCTGTAAGCCCTTTGCCATGGCGCAAGCTGCCTCAAAAGCTTCACCCTTTCATGAAGCTTAGCATCATCAAATGTTAAAGTCTCCTTCTCAACCTCCAGTTCTGACTTGGTCTCCTTTAAAGAAGCCAACTCCGTTAAAAGATCAGATAACTGCCTTTGAGTGGCATCAAGAGGGATTTCATGAAGTTTCTTCAACAAAGGTGTACACACCCCACTGTCTAGATTCCACCTCGGGCCAACACTCCAAATGTGtttccatagacacatcatccatGCCTATGGAACTTTGGGAAAGAATATACTCTTCACAGAACCCAATAGCATTATAACCCTGTTCGTAGGCACTCCCGAATTGTGAAGGATGAGTTTTTCTTTTTCGAGAGTCACTCGTGTCAGACTCTTTTAAAGGTTCTTTAAAGGGAGAACAGGAAGAACAATTCGGGGTATGAGCTCCTTGATAGGAGGAGGAAGAGATGTTAATTTTCCTATCTGAGAGGCAGAGGAATCTGACTTTGAAGGCGATGAAGTCCCACCTGACTTCTCAACCTCTTTCAATTGAACAAGTCAGGGAGATGCATTCTTCTTTGCTTTTTGTAACCTCTGCAAAGTGTCTGAGCCACTAGTCATTCTCgttacaaaaaacaaaaaaattacaacccACAATTTATCAAATAAAATGGGATTGTCTACAAAAGTAAAAGGCTAGCTACCTAGTTCGGTACGGACATAGCTGGACTTGGCTACaaaaaatttctttgtgtcaaggtGAGAAGATCGACCCCAACACTCCTGAAATAGAGATATTACACATCCCTCCACTTCATTAAGATCATCAAGGTTAAATTTTACAACATTGGAGGGTTCTTCTCAGTATAGACAAAAACGAGGCTCATCTTTCTCATTATTGAAAAAGATTGGACTCCCTCCACAagttgaactttgaaaaaataattattaaagtcatgaaaagaatcatcaaaaatgaaaaaaactttCCTATCTTGAATAGCTCGGAAAGAAGCCCAATATTGCTTCTTAGAGCTAAAAGATTTGGTAAGTTGAAAGTGGTAAAATAAAACCTTGAGAAATAAAGAAAGCTCAAGTTCCCGACTAACCAATTGATAAACTTTCATGAAACCACAGGAGATTGGATGGAGTTGAGACGGGACAACCCTACAAGTTTGAAGAATTTCTGCTCAAAGTCGTTGAAAGGAAGTGTCCCCTGAAGCCTGGTGAACAAACACTCGTACATATGCAAAAAATGGTTTTCTAAACTGTTAAGTCGGGAAAAACAAATCCTATCCTCAGGGTTGGGGGCTCTAATTCATACTTTTTCTCCTCCTCTTGGTCTCTACAAATTCTGTGTTGCAAGCAAAATTTCTCTATATACTCGTTATCAACTACGGAGATAGCAGACAAAACGGTACTATCTACCCAATATAAACTGAAAAAAACTCTAGAAGAAATGCTGAGAATTACTGAGAGAGACATAAAAATAtacctacaaaaaggaaaaacaactACGTTACTACGAATAATAACTCGGGTAATTAATACACAAGTTAGAAATCATCATCACAGCAAACGTCTACATCCTCAAATATTAAAATGGTGACAACATCTCCCATGTtcgcaaaataaaaaatcatgttATCATCAAAGACAACAAAAATACCATTTAGGGGCAAACACAAAATCCCAATTTAGGTCTCTTTAAAATTActccaagaaaaataaattgtcaCCATATAGCAACCATTATGATACCAGAACGAAGTaacataagagaaaaaaaattcacaaacaaACAACTACCACTACATTTTTCAGAAGCCACATCTTTGAaaggaagaagagcaagaaaatGTCATTGAAAGAAATCATAATGGAGTCATAAAACCATCTACTAGCAATGTAAAAAATCCTAATAAAATGGGGTGCACcaatcatcaagaaaaaattGCTAACCTTTGACAATGAAGATGGAAGTTGCGTGCAAAAATCCTGGGAAAAAATTTGTAAGTAACAATGGCcaggaaaatgaaaaaaattcaaagaaaacaaaaacttgAAATGAAGATGGCTTTGCAAGGGAACGGAAACAGTTTTAGAGAAAGCTTTCAAGAAAAATAGAGAgacgaaaaaagaaagaaaagaaaaaggaaccgCCTTATATAAGTAGCAGGGGCAAAAAAGTAACTCCACCTTGCATTAAATGTTGTGCACAATTACCAATGTAACTGAAGAAGCGTGCAAACAGTTACAAAAGTGTAATGTTACATAATTTCAAAATCACGTCGAGTTTGCCGACCTGTTATGTAGGGAAATTCAATATGATTGATGCACGTAAAGCCTAAAGTGACTACGCAAGAACGACTTGACCAAAATGCTCAAGCCCGACTTAAAATCAATCGGTCTCAAGTAGGGATACTATTCATACCCTAATCCACAACTTAAAGGCATGCCTAAAAACAGACAAAGCCTAGTCACCAAAGTCAAATCTACTCTACCAACAGGGGCAAAGCTAAGATAAAATTTAGGGAGGGgccaaagtttaaattttttaaatgtaaagagactaaaattaaaattttaaggggCTAAACCAAAGTTTACACATAACTTATAAGAAAAAGTTGAAGTTTAAGGAGGGCCACTGCCCTCCTTTATGTATGAGTGGCTTTGCCCCTGCCTACCAATACGCCTGACCTCAGGAGGCCGACCTGGCATGCAGAACCTTAGTTGCATCTACAAATAAGGCCATATCTTTACATATGGAATCATAACAACtcttagatttaaaaaaaaaaaaagataactacCCATCAGAGTAGGATGAGAGGTTTCAGATGTGACCACTTGGTCACCACCCCAACTATATATATACCTCCTCCATCTCAAGTATTTTTTTAACactaatctactaaaaatctgtcttttgctaatttaaataTTGGAATTCTTTATAAGTATAATCTCCTTCTTAAGACATCGGATCCAACACTTAAAGAAGTCTAAATCTCACGTTTAGGTCCAATCCACTAATTTTCGGTAATCGACGCAATAATattctatcttatttttaaaaataataatgagaaGAGAGACACGTACGTAAATATTGATATCAAAATGTGTTAACATTTGACGGTAGAATGCAATGCATTCTAGAATCATGCAATGATAATAAAGTTAAAACCTTAAACTATTAAATGTATAGACCAAATATTACTCTCTATTaaagaatatttgttaaaaatttattttttaaaataactacataTTTTGATATCATGCCCATATTgatgaattttgaaaataatatcttaaatttaattatgatagttgaataattgatatatatatatatatatatatatatatatatatatatatatatatatatatatataatgtgtgTATTTTTTGTGTGATTATTATGCAATTTTTTTAGCAAATATGAATTGATTTGATATTTATTATTTAGgagcaaaatttatttttttgtgagtATCAATTTTATCATGTATCAAAGTCTTTTACTTTTGTCACgaaggagaagatattttttgtatttttctttaaatgaaatcaaaataaaattgactTGCAAATCGAAATAACTGAATGCAAAGTTTGCTataaatgtaaataaaagaaaataatgaaaaattctGGAATGTAAAAATGACTAAATTTAAATttgcaataaaagtaaattgctgaatttTAAAATACAGAATtcaaaagaacaatgaaaaaaatgataGAAGGAATTCAACAGAAAATAAACTTGTTACAGACTCAAAAAGTCACTAGAGAAGTGAGTGTGCGAGAGTATTTTTTGAAGTGAAATTCTAACCCTTTATTATTTGGTcgctcttctatttatacacacCTTCGATCAATCATTTCTTGATACATAACCACATACAATTATCTCGTCAATAACCGTTTTCGCCAAAGACACTTCACTTTTTTCGGCATTAACCTCCTCTTcgaccatatctttttaatatgCCACAGATACTGAAATCTTCAAACTCTTTAACGCTTTATATCTCTCTTTGATTAAATCTTCCTCGACGTCGACATCAAATAACATTGACACACCTCTGTCTTTGATCGAATCTTTCTTGTCGATATACAAAACGACAATATAATTTTCAGAGAGTACATAGCTGAATACTTGACCGCTCTCAAAGAAGTTCTAATTTGTACTTATAAGTTGATCGACAATGCAATATTTTTGGCATTTGTTAATAATCGAAGTCTAAAAACTTGTTGAGTACTGAGCTTATCAAAAAGTTTAATAATATCTTTgtcgaaaatattatttttgatataacAGTGATTTAGTATGTAGGCTAATTtttcttatatgaaaaaataattggtatttttattaaaaataaaattatttgatgTAATTACATGTATGTAGATTTTGCAGGTAAATAATCAACACGCAAGTACGTGTCGTATCATTATTAAAATACGTATTGAACACGAGTCATTATCTTGACAACATACAAAATACGTGTTGAATACTTTTTTACACTTTcacaatattataatatattttaaatattaatattcaattaaaatattatctttatctccgtggtaaaaataatttttgtagtctgtatatgtatatgtattaaTATCACATGTTTGTTTACTAAAGGaataaatttagaataattttgtaactttaatttttttcgaatcaTTTTCTTAAAGATGAATACAAAACGCAAGGGAGTAAGAAAAAATATTCTAGAATCATCGTAAAAAGATGTAAAGTTACGGAAAAGACACAGAGAAAGTCAGAGATAAAGTTTTTCCCTTTCCAATCAAAATAAATGAAATTAGAAACCGTGTCCCACCCAGGCAACTAACCTGATCACAAACGCAGATCTTCACCTAAACTGCGCCGTCGGTAACAACCACTGATAAACGCACACGCTCTCCATCTTCTTTTCCCTTCTCCTTCACTTCCACCAAACTGAGAAAACACCATATTCCAATTCTACCCCTACCCAAGGCAATCATGTACAGCAACATGCTCGTCAACTGCTCTGGCTGCCACACGCCTCTGCAGTTGCCACCTGGCGCCACCTCAATCCGCTGCGCGTTGTGCCATGCCGTCACTCATATTGCCGACCCACGCGCCCTCCCGCACCAGCCACACTCATCGACCCACGCGCCTCCACCGCCGCCGCACACGGCCCCTTCCCCCTACAACCACGCACCGCCGGGCCCCCCGCCGAATGCTCACGGCCGCAAGAAGGCGGTGGTCGTCGGCATTTCGTACAAATACTCCCGGCACGAATTGAAGGGTTGCATCAACGACGCCAAGTGCATGAAATACCTTCTCATGAACAAGTTCAACTTCCCCGAATCTTGCATCATCATGCTCACCGGTAATTCCTCTGATCTTGTTTTCGTTGCTTATTCTTCGGTGAAATCAATTATTGCAGGAAGAAGTGGAATTGGGAATTTTGCTTGTAATTGCGATTTACTCAGTAATGTATGATTTTAGAGTTTTGATTTCTACTCTTATTCCATTTACAATTAATGAGTTACTTCATTCAAAGCCTAGGGAATATAGCAATTgtttaattaatttctctattgtTGCATCTGTCATCATTTACATTTAGTGTCACTTGTCTTCTTATCCTTTTGGCAAATCAAGGAGTCCCCAGTCTAGTGTCTTTGTTGACATATGCATTCCTCTCTTTGATAACTCATCATTCCCAATATGGGTCATGTAGGGTTTCTCTATTGTTTCCATTGAGGTGGAAACTCCCGTGCAGTGAAATTGATAGCTAAAACTTAAAATTCATTAGAtgacaatttagtcaaatatatcaaatcaaGATAATCATTGACAATTGATGGATCACATAGTAGTGGGATAGGTGATCTCCTTCCACAATAGATCGTTTGTTTGGAAAGCTTTTAGTGTGAGAAAAGAATTCTAATTCTATTAAGAAATTACTTCTAACTCTATTTCAAACTCAAGTCTATGGTTTGAAACAACTTATTGTATTGATAAATGAATTCTGTGTTTTGATGTCTTTATCCATAATTCTGTGGTAACATCCAACAACGGTAGACAAACACGAATTTAACTCCTCTAAAGTGGGGAGATTGGTAAAGTGATAAAGTGAGGGGTTAATCACCATTGAATTGTAATTCCCATCATATCTGAACCCCACAATCGTAATTTAAGAGTGATTAACCTCACACTTTATCGCTTTATCGACTCCCTCACTTTAGAGGAGCTTGATCCGACAAACACAGCAGATAAACATTGTTGCTGGGTGAAGAAATAAGTTGCAGCTTCCACAATTAACATCAAACAAACTAGATAAACCCATCTTTTAAGTAAAATCAACATGTGCCTGTATTTTTAacctaaaattaattaaaaacccCTCAAAAATAAtgggaaaaaggaagaaagaatgagaaaggCCTTGAATGAGATGGTGTTATTGAATTTTGGAAGGTTCTGTTATGTGATGAAAAGTAAAGGGATTGGACATAGAATTTGGGTGGTTGAGCAAGGAGGTTTTTAACCTATTGGGACAAGAACATGAAGGCAATGGTGGAAAAGAGGCAGATGCAGCAACCAAAATAGTTTTTTAATACAATTAATATTacaattttttctcttttctaaaaattatatcattattaGGGTTAAAGATGTAAACAGCAAATCCTTGTCCACTAGGTGGGGTTGGTTACATGCATCAAAAGCAGGTTAGCATAAAATCTAAAAGTAGGATAGACAAATTTGAAGTTGTATCAAGGTGGGATAAAATTTAACACCTTGATGAATCATTCATTAAGTTAGAACAACTTCTCACcactgatattttggaattttcatgAGGTGCGGCTACTCAAGATAAATGTTTTTCCTTGCTGCATGGCCATTCTGTTAGTGTGTACATGTACATCCAGTTCAATATTTAAGATACTCATTTTTGttcataattaatttaaacaatGTGTTGTAAGTTTTAGAAATTATCATCATATCATATTTGTCATGCCTAAAATATATCCAACACCATATACAATTATCAATAAAACTTACAAGTTAAAAGCATCTTCGAAGAAATATATGAAAATGGTTAGATGCATTGTAAGGTTTTCAAAATAGGAAATGTGGTGACATTTCACTAGAACACAGGAATTTGGTTTCTAAAACCTTCtaacattatttaaaaatatttttcacagtTCCTCACTCATTTGGATGAGGATACTTTTCATCATACTAAACTAAGGACTGATTACAATCCGTCAAGAAACAAACCAGCTGCTAATTTATAGTCTAATTACTTTCCATTAACCAGCAGCCCTCTTAAACACAACTGCACATaacatttttatacttttaagttCATTCTCATGTTAGTAAATGTATTATAAGAATTGATAGAACTCATATTATTGATTAAATCTCAGTAATTTCCAGGCTTCATTTTCCCTTGCcaccttaattaatttttttgtcaagCTGCTTAACTTTTacattattttgaattttaacatcaaaatgcagaagaagaagatcctTATGGCCCAAAATTTCCTAATAAGCACAACATGAGGATGGCTATGTTTTGGCTTGTACAAGGATGTCAACCGGGAGACTCGCTGGTTTTTCATTATTCGGGTCATGGGTCACAACAAAGGAACTATAGTGGTGATGAAGCTGATGGATATGATGAAACATTATGTCCCCTTGACTTTGAAACACAGGGCATGATTGTAGATGACGAGATTAATGCAACAATTGTCAGACCTCTACTACCTGGGGTTAGGCTGCATGCACTAATTGATGCTTGCCACAGTGGCACTGTTCTGGATTTGCCATTTCTTTGCAGAATGGACAGGTTATCTTCTTTACATagtaaatattttgtatttactTCCCAGTTGCATGGTTTGGTT contains:
- the LOC112697321 gene encoding metacaspase-1, which codes for MYSNMLVNCSGCHTPLQLPPGATSIRCALCHAVTHIADPRALPHQPHSSTHAPPPPPHTAPSPYNHAPPGPPPNAHGRKKAVVVGISYKYSRHELKGCINDAKCMKYLLMNKFNFPESCIIMLTEEEDPYGPKFPNKHNMRMAMFWLVQGCQPGDSLVFHYSGHGSQQRNYSGDEADGYDETLCPLDFETQGMIVDDEINATIVRPLLPGVRLHALIDACHSGTVLDLPFLCRMDRSGRYVWEDHRPRSGTWKGSAGGEVISFSGCDDHQTSADTSALSKITSTGAMTFCFIQAIERGHGTTYGSILNAMRTAIRNVGNDGDVIGGGVVTSLLSMLLTGGSGIGGLRQEPQLTACEAFDVYTKPFHL